Proteins co-encoded in one Balneolaceae bacterium genomic window:
- a CDS encoding peptidylprolyl isomerase, with product MNTFLKGLTTFLLLLIFSTPALSQNAQVSDKIVAIVNDRIILKSDVDSEVQNYLRQAGVENQEVNFSKGLWYSALQSMVDNYVLLQKAQIDSIVVSDEQVNRMMDQRIQQLTRQAGSEEALENAFGQSLVEIRAEFREQFRDQLTAQRVQQTKIQDINITRPEVQEFFNQIPQNQVPMIPEQVAISQIVAIPPPLDDAREAALQEALALRDSVTTGGKNFEEMARKYSDGPTGARGGLLPLMPLDDLVANYSAAASALQPGEISEVVETQFGFHVIRLNRRVGDEIETNHILIEIGDESVDEEAAINKLEALRDSVLNHDESFADLARRHSEDEQTAPLGGKIYNQQNGARLIPLDQLDPALYRIVLLLDEEGEISEPKTYNPNNPNVSRAFRIVRLDQHVPEHRANLDDDYDRIRQIALQQKQARIMRQWIDELREEVYVEFKIPIPDDLNTPQMAPGDVTPEAEI from the coding sequence ACTCACAACATTTCTTTTACTACTCATCTTCTCAACGCCGGCACTCTCGCAAAATGCTCAAGTGTCTGACAAAATCGTTGCAATTGTTAACGATCGGATTATCCTGAAATCGGATGTGGACAGTGAAGTACAAAATTACCTTCGGCAGGCAGGAGTTGAAAACCAGGAAGTAAATTTTTCCAAAGGCCTTTGGTACAGTGCCTTGCAAAGCATGGTTGATAATTATGTGCTGCTTCAAAAAGCTCAGATCGACTCGATTGTTGTGAGTGATGAACAGGTGAACCGAATGATGGATCAGCGGATTCAGCAACTTACACGACAAGCCGGAAGCGAAGAAGCTCTTGAAAATGCTTTTGGACAAAGCCTTGTTGAAATTCGGGCAGAATTCAGAGAACAATTTCGGGATCAACTGACTGCACAACGTGTTCAGCAAACAAAAATTCAGGATATTAATATTACACGACCTGAAGTTCAGGAGTTTTTTAACCAGATACCTCAAAACCAGGTTCCCATGATTCCGGAACAAGTGGCTATTTCCCAAATTGTAGCTATTCCTCCCCCGCTTGACGATGCCCGTGAAGCAGCTTTACAAGAAGCATTAGCACTGCGGGATTCCGTTACAACCGGCGGAAAGAATTTTGAAGAGATGGCCCGGAAATACAGCGATGGACCAACCGGTGCAAGAGGTGGACTTTTACCACTAATGCCGCTCGACGACCTTGTAGCAAATTACTCAGCAGCTGCATCAGCGCTCCAACCCGGAGAGATATCAGAAGTTGTTGAAACGCAATTCGGTTTCCATGTTATTCGACTAAACCGCCGTGTTGGAGATGAAATTGAGACCAATCATATTTTGATAGAAATTGGTGATGAAAGTGTGGATGAAGAGGCTGCTATTAACAAACTTGAAGCATTACGTGATAGTGTTTTAAATCATGATGAATCATTTGCAGATCTTGCCCGAAGGCATTCAGAAGATGAACAGACAGCTCCGCTTGGAGGAAAAATTTACAATCAACAAAATGGAGCCCGGCTTATTCCGCTCGATCAATTAGATCCGGCATTATACAGAATTGTATTACTTCTGGATGAAGAAGGTGAGATCTCAGAACCAAAAACATACAATCCAAACAATCCGAATGTGAGCCGGGCATTTCGAATTGTACGGCTCGACCAACATGTACCGGAACACAGAGCTAACCTGGATGATGATTATGACAGGATCAGGCAGATTGCTTTGCAACAGAAACAAGCACGCATCATGCGTCAGTGGATCGATGAATTAAGGGAAGAGGTTTATGTTGAATTCAAAATCCCAATTCCAGACGACCTGAATACACCACAGATGGCTCCGGGAGACGTCACTCCAGAAGCAGAAATTTAG
- a CDS encoding MoxR family ATPase, giving the protein MQHSIPEAPEEAAQFFSDSFSNIKKEIAKTVVGQKDVVDQLLISLFSRGHCVLIGVPGLAKTLLIQTLAETLNLSFNRIQFTPDLMPGDITGTEVIEDDKETGRKAFKFIKGPIFANIVLADEINRTPPKTQAALLEGMQEYNVTASGQTFNLDRPFFVLATQNPIEQEGTYPLPEAQLDRFMFNIWLDYPLFDEEKQIVNQTTAPRDVNIESVLEKDQIIDIQNLVREVPLPDHVLDKTVKLVTQSRPNTEHSPEFVNKYLSWGAGPRASQYLALGAKTRALSKGRYNVEMEDIEALAVPVLRHRIVTNYAAEAEGLSTVDIIHKLLKNI; this is encoded by the coding sequence ATGCAGCATTCAATTCCAGAAGCACCAGAAGAAGCCGCTCAATTTTTCAGTGATTCATTTTCAAACATCAAAAAAGAGATTGCCAAAACCGTAGTTGGACAGAAAGATGTGGTCGACCAACTTCTTATTTCTCTTTTCTCCCGCGGACACTGTGTACTGATAGGTGTACCCGGATTGGCGAAGACACTTCTGATCCAAACTCTTGCTGAAACATTAAACCTCTCTTTTAACCGAATTCAATTTACCCCCGATTTGATGCCCGGTGATATTACCGGAACGGAAGTCATTGAGGATGATAAAGAAACCGGCCGAAAAGCATTTAAATTTATAAAAGGCCCTATTTTTGCAAACATTGTTCTGGCTGATGAGATCAACCGGACTCCCCCAAAAACACAAGCCGCATTACTTGAGGGCATGCAGGAATATAATGTTACCGCCTCAGGCCAAACCTTTAATCTCGACCGGCCATTTTTTGTATTAGCTACTCAGAACCCGATTGAGCAGGAAGGAACCTACCCCCTGCCCGAAGCCCAGCTCGACCGGTTTATGTTCAACATCTGGCTGGATTATCCATTGTTTGATGAAGAGAAACAGATTGTTAATCAAACCACTGCTCCGAGAGATGTGAATATTGAATCCGTTCTCGAAAAAGACCAGATTATTGATATTCAGAATCTTGTTCGGGAAGTACCTCTCCCCGATCATGTTCTGGATAAAACTGTAAAGCTGGTTACGCAATCTCGCCCTAATACGGAGCACAGTCCCGAATTTGTAAATAAATATCTGAGCTGGGGTGCCGGACCGAGAGCGTCTCAATATCTTGCTTTAGGAGCAAAAACAAGAGCGCTGTCTAAAGGGCGATACAACGTGGAGATGGAAGATATCGAAGCTCTCGCCGTTCCCGTTTTGCGCCACAGAATTGTTACCAATTACGCCGCCGAAGCAGAAGGATTATCAACGGTTGACATTATACATAAACTGTTGAAAAACATTTAA
- a CDS encoding adenine phosphoribosyltransferase → MAEFTDVEQSIKSLLLDNIRSVKDFPKPGIIFKDITPLLNDTYLLELTSMLLAKPFRGLKIDHVAGLESRGFLFGTNLAQDLHAGFIPIRKPGKLPADTEEINYELEYGTDSLEIHSDAIKPGAKVLIHDDLIATGGSAKAATDLIKKLGGEIIGYSFVMEIDALEGHTKLENDAPCFSLLSV, encoded by the coding sequence ATGGCAGAATTTACGGATGTTGAACAGTCTATAAAATCATTATTGTTGGATAATATTCGCTCAGTTAAGGATTTTCCAAAACCGGGAATCATCTTTAAAGATATTACGCCACTTCTGAATGATACCTATCTTCTTGAACTTACATCAATGCTTCTTGCTAAGCCATTTAGGGGGCTAAAAATTGATCATGTAGCCGGACTTGAATCCCGCGGTTTTTTGTTTGGTACGAATTTAGCACAAGATCTGCATGCCGGTTTTATTCCCATCAGGAAACCGGGGAAACTTCCCGCAGATACAGAAGAGATTAATTATGAATTGGAGTACGGCACCGATTCCCTGGAGATTCACAGTGATGCCATTAAACCCGGTGCTAAAGTATTAATTCACGATGATTTAATAGCCACCGGCGGAAGTGCTAAAGCCGCTACTGATTTGATAAAAAAATTGGGTGGAGAGATTATAGGATACTCGTTCGTTATGGAAATTGACGCACTTGAAGGACATACAAAACTTGAGAATGACGCACCCTGTTTTTCACTCCTATCTGTATGA
- the tadA gene encoding tRNA adenosine(34) deaminase TadA, giving the protein MFNGKNIHQNYMMQAFKQAEIAFEKKEVPVGAVVVHENRIIGRGYNQVEMLQDSSAHAEMIAVSAACSTLQNKYLEDCTLYVTLEPCPMCAGALVWSKIKRIVFGTIDETAGSCGSVFNISSNKKLNHSIEVIQGVMEADCKYLLQEFFKSKR; this is encoded by the coding sequence ATGTTTAACGGAAAAAATATCCATCAAAATTATATGATGCAGGCTTTTAAACAAGCCGAAATTGCATTTGAGAAAAAAGAAGTACCCGTTGGAGCCGTTGTGGTACATGAAAACAGGATTATTGGGAGAGGTTATAACCAGGTAGAAATGCTGCAAGATTCGTCAGCCCATGCAGAAATGATTGCGGTATCGGCTGCCTGTTCCACTCTTCAAAACAAGTATCTTGAAGATTGCACATTGTATGTAACCCTTGAACCCTGCCCGATGTGTGCGGGTGCACTCGTGTGGAGTAAAATAAAACGGATTGTTTTTGGTACTATTGATGAAACTGCCGGCTCTTGTGGTTCTGTGTTTAACATCTCATCAAATAAAAAACTAAACCACAGCATTGAGGTGATCCAGGGAGTCATGGAAGCTGATTGTAAATATCTGTTGCAAGAGTTTTTTAAGTCAAAGAGATAG
- a CDS encoding alpha/beta fold hydrolase, with protein MAHNLTKSLKIIAILYVGALLLSWCVQYFFPTSDKPNLYQKEKNIEVSGKQISHSYYSLDRKSKEQTLVLLPDLFGGAEFLIPLARELQDSVNVIIPEFPTSTTSDRSIPYSVESRSDYVNVLLDSLNVQNVHLVGHGYGGLIGINLASEETTNRFQSLTLISSYGPQELQFLGNHLTNRSLYSMLYPAVTVFKYLIPHMGWYYEQPVNFDFAKTLTALDQRPVREQLSNIEMPVHIIQPVDDRYVSLAIAEEIYRLVPHSSLFVIDGDHLTTKENPSLLDSSITEFISRVDQNFAKTRQNAEKSRVEDSRAPFDTENFETIGGWTLVIIMFLIIMIAIFSEDLACIAGGLLVASGIIDFWFAVLAACLGVLIPDVILYALGRYIGNPILKWIPFRWFIKQEDIVKAEQMYRMRGVEIIFATRFLPGTRLPVYLVSGMISVKFSFFLFYFILAMIIWAPLLVWVSALVGQPMISYLTSYQDYALWLIPIILGMVYIVVKGVTLVSTPTGRRKVMVKFSRFRERYFGEK; from the coding sequence TTGGCGCACAATCTTACCAAGTCACTGAAAATTATTGCAATTCTTTATGTGGGGGCGCTGCTTCTCTCATGGTGTGTACAATATTTCTTTCCCACGTCAGATAAACCCAACCTGTACCAGAAAGAGAAGAATATAGAAGTATCAGGTAAGCAGATTAGTCATTCATATTATTCACTGGACAGAAAGAGTAAGGAGCAGACATTGGTACTTCTTCCGGATCTGTTTGGGGGGGCGGAATTCCTCATACCACTGGCCCGGGAGCTACAGGATTCAGTCAATGTGATTATTCCTGAGTTTCCTACATCAACAACTTCTGATCGATCTATTCCCTATTCAGTTGAAAGCCGCTCAGATTACGTTAATGTTTTATTAGATTCCCTGAATGTACAAAATGTCCACTTGGTTGGGCATGGTTATGGAGGTCTGATTGGGATCAATCTTGCATCTGAAGAAACAACTAATCGATTCCAAAGCTTGACATTGATCTCTTCTTATGGACCGCAGGAGCTGCAATTTCTTGGAAACCATCTGACAAACCGTTCTCTTTATTCCATGCTTTACCCGGCAGTTACGGTCTTCAAATATTTGATTCCGCATATGGGCTGGTATTATGAGCAACCTGTTAATTTTGATTTTGCAAAAACCCTTACAGCTCTTGATCAGCGACCCGTTCGTGAACAGCTGAGTAATATTGAAATGCCTGTCCATATCATTCAGCCCGTAGATGATCGGTATGTCTCATTGGCCATTGCGGAGGAGATCTACAGGCTGGTGCCGCATAGCTCACTGTTTGTAATTGATGGAGATCACCTCACAACAAAGGAAAATCCGTCGTTACTGGATTCGAGTATTACAGAATTTATTTCAAGAGTCGATCAAAATTTTGCAAAAACCCGTCAGAATGCTGAAAAAAGCAGGGTAGAGGATTCCAGGGCCCCATTTGATACTGAAAACTTTGAAACGATCGGGGGATGGACGCTGGTCATTATTATGTTTTTGATTATTATGATTGCCATTTTCAGCGAAGATCTGGCATGCATTGCCGGGGGACTACTGGTAGCCAGTGGTATTATAGATTTTTGGTTCGCTGTTCTGGCAGCATGTCTTGGCGTTTTGATTCCTGATGTAATACTCTACGCTCTTGGAAGATATATTGGCAATCCTATTTTAAAATGGATTCCATTCCGATGGTTCATCAAACAAGAGGATATTGTAAAAGCCGAACAGATGTATCGTATGAGAGGTGTTGAGATTATTTTTGCTACTCGTTTCCTGCCCGGTACTCGATTGCCGGTTTACCTGGTTTCAGGGATGATAAGCGTTAAATTCAGTTTTTTTCTCTTCTATTTTATCCTGGCGATGATTATTTGGGCACCGTTACTGGTGTGGGTATCAGCCCTTGTTGGCCAGCCGATGATCTCCTACCTCACATCTTATCAGGATTACGCTCTTTGGCTTATACCAATAATTTTAGGAATGGTTTACATCGTTGTGAAAGGAGTTACACTTGTATCAACCCCAACAGGAAGGCGGAAAGTAATGGTTAAGTTTAGCCGGTTTAGAGAGAGGTATTTTGGGGAGAAGTGA
- a CDS encoding lysophospholipid acyltransferase family protein: MRKSIAVIKIFIFIVFTVGNYIFFAVGLIVAKLFGKKYEPWRNRCLKFWGLHSMKCLGAKIEIEGTPPEPPFFLVSNHLSYIDIPVYYYALKTTFVAKSEIKYWPVLGFMARTLGIIFIDRSRKRDVHRVNSMIADKINEHQGVVLFPEGRTSPGDEIKPFRPSLLQHPVEAAFDVHYAVIRYETGKNDPPARDTVSWWQDVSLMKHFIGLASNRSITATVTFGRKSLKNDDRKELAGDLQKEAEKMFIPMNINMLD, from the coding sequence ATGAGGAAAAGTATAGCAGTTATTAAGATTTTCATATTCATCGTATTCACTGTTGGAAACTACATCTTTTTTGCAGTTGGTTTGATTGTTGCCAAGCTATTCGGTAAAAAATATGAGCCATGGCGAAATCGGTGTTTAAAATTTTGGGGATTACACTCAATGAAATGTCTTGGTGCGAAGATAGAAATTGAAGGAACTCCGCCCGAACCACCTTTTTTCCTGGTGAGCAACCATTTAAGTTATATTGATATTCCTGTATACTACTATGCATTGAAAACAACGTTTGTGGCCAAATCAGAAATTAAATATTGGCCGGTTTTAGGATTTATGGCCAGAACACTCGGAATTATCTTTATTGACAGATCACGGAAAAGAGATGTTCACAGAGTGAATTCGATGATAGCAGATAAAATTAATGAACATCAGGGAGTAGTTCTTTTTCCGGAGGGCCGAACGTCACCCGGTGATGAGATTAAGCCATTCAGGCCTTCTCTGCTTCAGCATCCTGTGGAAGCAGCTTTTGATGTTCATTATGCTGTTATCCGCTATGAAACAGGTAAAAATGATCCACCTGCACGCGATACGGTTTCATGGTGGCAGGATGTGAGTTTGATGAAACACTTCATCGGGTTGGCTTCTAACAGATCCATTACGGCTACCGTAACTTTTGGAAGGAAAAGTCTAAAAAATGACGACAGAAAAGAATTGGCAGGAGATCTTCAAAAAGAAGCTGAAAAAATGTTTATTCCGATGAACATCAATATGTTAGATTAA
- a CDS encoding alpha/beta hydrolase: MLYTKTYLNSPDKDWVVFIHGAGGSSAIWFRQVKAYREEFNVLLVDLRGHGKSKEMSSIQAHYKEKYTFKTVSKDVIKTLNTNNIEKAHFVGVSLGTIIIRTIAEMEPDRVISSVMCGAITRLNIRSRILVWLGHTFKKIVPFMWLYQLFAWIIMPKKNHEESRSLFVQEAKNLARKEFLKWFRLTYDINPLLRYFKEREMDTPTLYVMGEEDHMFLPPVKKMIQDFDHSYLVVVKGSGHVVNVERPEEFNEVSMEFLMNHKRYLQQTA; the protein is encoded by the coding sequence ATGCTTTACACAAAAACATATTTAAACTCTCCCGATAAAGATTGGGTAGTATTTATTCATGGAGCCGGTGGTTCATCTGCCATCTGGTTCCGACAGGTAAAAGCCTATCGTGAGGAGTTTAATGTTCTCCTGGTAGATCTTCGCGGCCATGGAAAATCTAAAGAGATGAGCTCAATACAGGCTCACTATAAAGAGAAGTACACCTTCAAAACAGTCAGTAAGGATGTTATTAAAACCCTGAACACCAATAATATTGAAAAAGCCCATTTTGTAGGTGTTTCTCTCGGAACCATTATTATTCGAACCATTGCAGAAATGGAACCCGACCGGGTGATATCATCCGTAATGTGCGGAGCCATAACGCGGCTGAATATCCGCTCCAGGATCCTTGTCTGGCTGGGACACACGTTTAAAAAAATTGTGCCATTTATGTGGTTATACCAGCTATTTGCGTGGATTATTATGCCCAAAAAGAACCACGAAGAGTCCAGGAGTCTATTTGTACAGGAAGCAAAAAACCTGGCAAGAAAAGAGTTTCTCAAGTGGTTTCGGCTTACCTATGATATAAATCCACTACTGCGATATTTTAAGGAGCGAGAGATGGACACTCCGACTTTGTATGTGATGGGCGAAGAAGATCATATGTTTTTGCCCCCTGTTAAAAAGATGATTCAAGATTTTGACCACTCCTACCTTGTGGTTGTGAAGGGAAGCGGCCATGTTGTGAATGTTGAACGCCCGGAAGAGTTTAATGAAGTCTCTATGGAGTTCCTGATGAACCACAAAAGATATCTTCAGCAAACGGCTTGA
- the rpiB gene encoding ribose 5-phosphate isomerase B, which yields MIVPIASDHAGFKAKEITKKLLKEMGHMPVDFGTHSEDSVDYPDFAIQVAEKINSGEHEIGILICGSGQGMCMTANKYPKVRGALVYSPEVAKITRTHNDANILCLPGRQLNADQIKEILESWFSSDFDGGRHERRINKIQSLTDQ from the coding sequence ATGATTGTGCCGATTGCCAGTGATCATGCCGGGTTTAAAGCCAAAGAGATCACAAAGAAACTGCTCAAAGAGATGGGACATATGCCTGTCGATTTTGGAACACATTCTGAGGATTCTGTGGATTATCCTGATTTTGCCATCCAGGTGGCGGAAAAAATTAACTCCGGCGAACACGAAATCGGTATTCTAATCTGCGGCAGCGGACAGGGAATGTGCATGACAGCTAACAAATACCCAAAAGTTCGGGGAGCTTTGGTTTATTCCCCCGAAGTTGCTAAAATCACGCGGACTCATAATGATGCCAATATCCTCTGCTTACCGGGCAGGCAATTAAACGCCGATCAGATTAAAGAAATTCTTGAAAGCTGGTTTTCTTCTGATTTTGACGGCGGCCGACATGAACGCAGGATTAATAAAATTCAATCACTAACCGATCAATAA
- the glyA gene encoding serine hydroxymethyltransferase, which produces MSVLKSQDPELYKYIEQETERENNNFELIASENFVSRATIAAMGTVLTNKYAEGYPGKRYYGGCEHVDKIEDLARDRAKKLFDADWVNVQPHSGASANAAVYLAFMNPGDTLLGLDLSHGGHLTHGSPVNFSGITYHPEFYGVEEDTGRIDLDKVRDKAKKVQPKMISIGASAYPRDFDYQAFRDIADEVGAFLWMDMAHTAGLIATGLLNDPLPHTDVITTTTHKTLRGPRGGMILLGNDGENKLGVKARKSGRVKNTSEVLDSAVFPGSQGGPLMHVIAAKAVAFGEALKPEFSTYQKQVQKNAKHMADEFKNRGYNLVSDGTDNHLILVDLRNKDLTGKIAEESLDQAGITVNKNMVPFDTESPFVTSGIRLGTPALTTRGFKEDQFTEVVRLIDTVLQNPNDESTLNSVKGQVQEICAEFPLYDFVEA; this is translated from the coding sequence ATGAGCGTATTGAAAAGTCAGGACCCTGAACTGTACAAATACATAGAACAGGAAACAGAAAGAGAGAACAATAATTTTGAGCTGATCGCCTCAGAAAATTTTGTATCCAGGGCAACTATTGCTGCAATGGGAACCGTTCTGACGAACAAGTATGCAGAGGGATATCCGGGCAAAAGATATTATGGCGGTTGCGAACATGTTGATAAAATTGAAGACCTTGCCCGGGACAGAGCTAAAAAACTATTTGATGCCGATTGGGTAAATGTTCAACCCCATTCGGGTGCATCAGCCAATGCCGCAGTCTATTTAGCATTTATGAACCCCGGAGACACCTTGCTCGGACTGGATCTATCACACGGCGGACACCTGACTCACGGATCTCCCGTAAATTTTTCGGGGATCACGTATCACCCCGAATTTTATGGAGTTGAGGAAGACACCGGTCGTATTGATCTCGATAAAGTCCGCGACAAAGCCAAAAAAGTTCAGCCAAAAATGATCTCCATCGGTGCCAGTGCCTACCCCCGGGACTTTGATTACCAGGCATTTCGTGACATTGCCGATGAAGTAGGCGCTTTCTTATGGATGGATATGGCACACACTGCGGGACTGATTGCTACAGGACTTCTGAACGATCCTCTCCCCCACACCGATGTCATTACCACAACAACGCATAAAACTTTGCGTGGTCCGCGTGGCGGAATGATTCTTCTCGGGAACGACGGAGAAAACAAACTGGGCGTTAAAGCCAGAAAATCCGGTCGTGTAAAGAACACGAGTGAGGTATTAGACTCAGCAGTTTTCCCCGGTTCACAAGGCGGCCCTTTAATGCATGTGATTGCCGCGAAAGCTGTTGCCTTTGGAGAAGCGCTCAAGCCGGAGTTCTCAACCTATCAAAAACAGGTTCAAAAAAATGCCAAACATATGGCAGATGAGTTCAAAAATCGCGGGTACAATTTAGTAAGCGACGGAACAGATAATCACCTGATTTTGGTTGATTTGAGAAATAAAGATTTGACGGGTAAAATTGCTGAAGAATCGTTAGACCAAGCCGGAATTACCGTAAATAAAAATATGGTTCCTTTTGATACAGAAAGCCCCTTCGTTACATCCGGAATTCGTTTGGGAACCCCCGCACTCACAACAAGAGGTTTCAAAGAAGATCAATTTACAGAAGTGGTTCGTTTGATTGATACTGTACTTCAAAATCCAAATGATGAATCGACGTTAAACTCGGTTAAAGGTCAAGTACAGGAAATCTGTGCAGAATTTCCACTTTATGATTTCGTTGAGGCCTAA
- the tatC gene encoding twin-arginine translocase subunit TatC: MSDSTDSSKRSIMGSILPKAKPPQKDPTAAMSFLDHLEELRWRILKGLAGVFGGVIIAFIFSDFFINEFILGPAKETFFMYQIMPIDAVPLELISRRLPGQFFTYWGTLIIIGGIIGAPFFIYQMWAFIEPALESGEKIKTFLNSLFITFFFFLGVSFGYLILVPFAVQFFTQFVIADFINNEFDINEYFTSVAVWTLACGVIFQVPVISWFLSKIGLVTPEGMKKFRRHAIVGALALSAFLTPPDPVSQVMIAIPLILLYQLSILLSRIATKKRKKEMEAAFSNQ, encoded by the coding sequence ATGAGCGATTCTACAGATAGTTCCAAAAGAAGTATAATGGGTTCCATCCTTCCAAAAGCCAAACCCCCACAAAAAGATCCGACAGCAGCTATGTCTTTTTTAGACCACCTTGAAGAGTTACGTTGGAGAATTCTAAAGGGTTTAGCCGGGGTATTTGGCGGCGTTATTATAGCTTTCATTTTTTCGGATTTCTTTATCAACGAATTTATTCTTGGGCCGGCTAAAGAAACCTTCTTCATGTACCAAATAATGCCGATTGATGCGGTTCCCCTTGAATTGATTTCAAGACGGCTGCCCGGCCAGTTTTTTACATATTGGGGTACGTTAATCATTATAGGTGGTATTATTGGTGCGCCCTTTTTTATCTATCAAATGTGGGCGTTTATTGAGCCTGCACTTGAATCCGGTGAAAAAATTAAAACCTTCCTGAATTCATTATTCATCACATTCTTTTTCTTTCTTGGCGTATCATTTGGATACCTGATATTGGTTCCCTTTGCCGTTCAGTTTTTTACACAATTTGTGATTGCAGATTTTATTAACAACGAATTTGATATTAATGAATACTTTACATCCGTAGCAGTTTGGACTCTGGCCTGTGGTGTTATTTTCCAGGTTCCGGTTATTAGTTGGTTCCTCTCAAAAATTGGACTTGTTACACCTGAAGGGATGAAAAAATTCCGCCGTCATGCTATTGTTGGTGCCCTGGCTCTTTCTGCTTTTTTAACACCACCAGACCCGGTATCCCAGGTAATGATTGCAATCCCTCTTATTTTATTATACCAACTTTCTATACTGCTTAGCAGAATTGCTACCAAAAAACGCAAGAAAGAGATGGAAGCTGCGTTTTCTAATCAGTAA
- a CDS encoding FKBP-type peptidyl-prolyl cis-trans isomerase: protein MIQSRLSILALLSLLFALFISCDTEDPFSIPPPDFSTVPEPYDTANVESVELREGVKVYILDEGYGEFSVSPRDQVSVFISLRTDEGKVIYSSFSSDRTNPVTVTMSVAGETQLIQNYRLEMAYTPGFKIGLLGMKEGERRTIVVPPEQGYQGLREGHPNYQYRNNTLIYDVRVSAIGPTKR, encoded by the coding sequence ATGATACAATCCAGACTATCAATTTTAGCACTCTTATCACTTCTGTTTGCACTGTTTATTTCCTGCGATACAGAAGATCCATTTTCAATTCCCCCGCCGGATTTTTCAACAGTACCTGAACCCTATGATACTGCAAACGTTGAATCCGTTGAACTGCGGGAAGGAGTAAAAGTCTATATCCTTGACGAAGGATATGGTGAGTTCAGTGTATCACCAAGAGATCAGGTGTCCGTTTTTATCAGTTTACGTACCGATGAGGGCAAGGTAATTTACAGTTCATTTTCAAGTGATCGAACGAACCCTGTTACGGTTACGATGAGCGTTGCCGGAGAAACCCAGCTGATTCAAAATTATAGACTTGAAATGGCCTATACACCTGGATTTAAAATAGGACTGCTTGGAATGAAAGAGGGAGAACGTCGAACAATTGTGGTGCCTCCGGAACAAGGATATCAAGGTCTTCGGGAAGGCCATCCTAATTATCAGTACAGGAATAATACTCTTATTTATGATGTAAGAGTTTCCGCTATCGGTCCGACTAAACGTTAA